Sequence from the Fragaria vesca subsp. vesca linkage group LG4, FraVesHawaii_1.0, whole genome shotgun sequence genome:
GAGGTACTTTCCTTTTACAACGACACACTGAGAAGCACTCATGCTATCACTCTTCACCAGGCTATGAGGACTATACTGCCGCTTATTAAGGCCATTTTGTATAGTTGATTCATTTTCACCAACAGAGTCTGTTACTTCAAACCTCTGGGACTTTGGAGGACTCTGTATAGCCGCACGACCTGCTGAGAGTGTGGTGCTCTTTTTAGAATTGCCATTTTGTTCCGTACCCTCATCCATGCAAACTCGTTCTCTATAGAAAAGAACGGCAAAAATCATATCGATCATACAAAAAATATGATAAATGAAAAAAGCTAAATAGCATTGATAAAAAGAAAAAGAAAAAATACTACAGTAATTTGTTCAGAAGTACCTAGGTAATGAAGCATGCTTCCTTTGCAGTGCAGTGCTTCTGTCGCCTTTACCAAACTGTTCCTCAAGATGTGCAAACTGTCGTCTAAATCGATCAACACCACTGATACACAGAAAAACTATTTACTTTAATATGTTTTGATCTCAGACAAGAAGTTTGAACCTAAAAGGAAAAGAATTCAAGATTTGATTCCATGAATGAATCCTCACTCACAGACGTGAAAGTTGAGGCAGACATCAACTAATTGGTCTCGCTTGACAATTTTAAGAAGCAGGGAATTATTGTTAAAAGTTGGAACTGAGGAACAAACTAGAAGGATGAAAGAGTTCCATCCTCACAAGAAGAATGGCCACAAATAAAGCCACACAATCATAAGCATATACATTGCACTTCCATCATCAACACAGTTAGTTCTGGTAATAAATGCTGACCTTGGATACATGAAGCCAATATTATCTGAACCTTCAAGATAGTCATGTAGCATCTTCGGATGATACTCTAATATCTGAATGCTTTAGACCATGAGTAGATGGTAAGGAAGAAATTACCAATAAACAAGAAGCAAAGAATAATTTCACCTAAGAGAGTATCATTCACTGTAGTCATACCTCTCTATAAATTAGCTCTCTAACATCATCTTTTGTTAGTTTCCTCTTTTCAAAATCAAACTCGAGCTTTGAAATGGGTTGCTTAGATGGTTCATTGTCCTTGTTTGCCAATCCATAAAAATATGGGTCTGATAATGCCTGTAAAGAAAGCAATAACCTTTATTAGAAAATACAAATATACGAAGATTAATAATGTAAAAAAAAAAAATGCAGCTTTTGACTATGGCACACAGTTCTTTCACTAAATTGTTACCTCTTCAGCAGAAATACGATCTCTAGGATCAAATGCAAGTAAACGCTCAAGTAAACGAAGAGCCAATGGATCAGCATTAGGCATTTTTTGTGAGAGAGGAGTTGGTTTCTTTTTCTTCATGTTACTTAAATATCTTCTGGCCTTTTCGTTCCGAATCTGCAACATAAAGATGATCCTACTTTGTTGGTGATCAAGAGCTTATGCAAGTCCAAAAGGAAAACATTGAAAAAGCTTTGGAACAATATTCTTATAGATAGAAAAAGGCAACAAACCCTTGCAATAGATTCAGTAGAAGGAGTGCCAAGTAAATCAGTAATGAGATCCAATTGATGTACAACATTTTTCCCAGGAAACAATGGTTTTCCTGTTAGCATTTCTGCAAATATACACCCTATGCTCCAAATATCAATAGCAGGAGTGTACTGCAAAATAGATGTTACAAAATGATTAACTAGATTCCCAAATACAAATTATATGATATAAAATGATTCGGTGTTGCTGACAAGTAGAGTACACATTGTCCGGTGACACTAACAAACAGAACTAAAAGAAAAGTTCATTACAGAAAACTAGACATGTACTCTACCATATAGAACATAATTTAATAGACAAGTCTTCTATTAGATGGAAGAGGCAATGTTGCTTACACAAATGTTAATAACTGGTATTATTCAGGCACCTGAATTTATCATATGTAGAAAATACGACAATACCCCACTCCCCTAATAAGTTAACGACAGATAGAAACTGTAGGAACAATTCAAAATATAACCTACTAAGAATAGTTGTCAACCAACTCCTTAAGTGGCTCTATATGAATGTATCCAACATTTGAGATTACACGGTAAATACCATTACATTCAATCTAATAAACATATTTAGGAGATACCTTATTAAGCAACA
This genomic interval carries:
- the LOC101300335 gene encoding mitogen-activated protein kinase 12-like, with protein sequence MSGLKPIKVPIRTNHKLVSTDHHKNMLDNEFFTEYGEASQYEIQEVIGKGSYGVVASAVDTHTGEKVAIKKINDVFEHVSDATRILREIKLLRLLHHPDIVDIKHIMLPPCRREFKDIYVVFELMESDLHQVIRANDDLTPEHYQFFLYQLLRALKYIHTGNVFHRDLKPKNILANADCKLKICDFGLARPSFSDAPSTVFWTDYVATRWYRAPELCGSFFSKYTPAIDIWSIGCIFAEMLTGKPLFPGKNVVHQLDLITDLLGTPSTESIARIRNEKARRYLSNMKKKKPTPLSQKMPNADPLALRLLERLLAFDPRDRISAEEALSDPYFYGLANKDNEPSKQPISKLEFDFEKRKLTKDDVRELIYREILEYHPKMLHDYLEGSDNIGFMYPSGVDRFRRQFAHLEEQFGKGDRSTALQRKHASLPRERVCMDEGTEQNGNSKKSTTLSAGRAAIQSPPKSQRFEVTDSVGENESTIQNGLNKRQYSPHSLVKSDSMSASQCVVVKGKYLEKDRIAAQKKEMINVVS